CCGACCGCGACACCGACCACGCCGGCGCCGTAGACGACGAAGTCGGCGGTGATGTCGAAGAACCCGCCGGCACCGGCGTCACCCGGGTGTCCGGCCGCCCGGCGCCGCCGGGCCAGCGGGCCGTCCAGGCCGTCGGCCAGCCGGCAGGCCAGCCACAGCACCAGCGCGGGCAGCCACAGCTGCGCCGCGGCCGCCCCGGCGCTGGCCAACCCGAGCACCAGGTTGGCGCCGGTGAGCCGGTCCGGGGTGATCCCGGGGCGGTCCAGCAGGGCGGCCGCGCGGGCCAGGGGCGCGTCCAGCAGCGCGCGGGCGGCGGGGTCGAGCACGGCACCTCCCGGCACGGACGGTCACGACGGGCCTCCGGCGGGCGAGCCCGGGACCGATGGTGCACGATCCAGCGGGGCCGCACCGGGCATCCGCCCCACCCGCCCGGCGCGAACACCCTGCGGCGGCCCGCCCGGCGTCCGCCGTCCCCCGACCGGAAGGCGGGCCCGGTGCCCACAGGACGTCGTCGTTCGATCGCGGCCGGCGCCGCGCTGCTCGCCCTGGCCGGCTGCGCCGCGCCCGCCGCCGAGGCCCCCGTGGCCGCCGACCGGCCGTGGGACGACGTGCTGGCGGAGGCCGACGGGCAGACGGTGGACCTGTGGATGTACGGCGGCGAGGAGGCCGGCAGCGCCTACGTCGACGACGTGCTGGCGCCCGCGGCCGCCGAGCTCGGGGTGACCCTGCGCCGCGTGCCGGTCTCCGACACCGGTGACGCGCTGGACCGCGTGCTGTCCGAGCGGCAGGCCGGGGTGACCGACGGCGAGGTCGACCTGGTGTGGGTCAACGGCGAGAACTACGCCGCCGGGCGGCAGGCCGGCGCCTGGCTGTGCGACTGGGCGCTGGACCTGCCCAACCGGCAGTACACCGACCCCGACGACCCGCTGCTGAGCAGCGACTTCGGCGTCCCGGTGGAGGGCTGCGAGTCGCCCTGGCACAAGGCCCAGTTCACCCTGGTCTACGACTCCGCGCGGGTGCCCGAGCCGCCGACGACGATGGCCGGCGTGCTGGACTGGGCGCAGGCCAACCCGGGCCGGTTCACCTACCCCGCCCCGCCGGACTTCACCGGCTCGGTGTTCGTCCGCCAGGTGCTCACCAGCGTCGTCGGCGGGCCCGGGGAGGTGCCGGTGGAGTTCTCCCAGGAGGCCTACGACGAGTACGCGCCGGCGCTGTTCGACCGGCTGGCCGCGTTGCGGCCGGCGCTGTGGCGCGGCGGGGACACGTACCCGCAGTCACAGCAGGAGCTCGACCGGCTGTTCGCCGACGGGGAGGTCGACATGACGATGACCTACGGGCCGGCCACGCTGGCCGACCTGGTCGCCGACGGCACCTTCCCGGAGACGACACGGGTGCTGACGCTGGAGGAGGGCACCTTCGGCAACGCCAGCTTCCTGGCCCTGCCGTCGACCTCCGGTGACTCCGCCGGCGCGCAGGTCGTCGCCGACCTGGCGCTGAGCCCGGAGCAGCAGGCGGCCAAGGCCGACCCGGGCACCTGGGGGCAGTTCACCGTGCTCGACCTCGGGCTGCTCGAGGAGGCCGACCGGGCCGCGTTCGAGGCCCTGCCCGCGTCCCCCGTCGTGCCGCCGTACGAGGAGCTCTCGGAGAACGCCCAGCCCGAGCTGTCGGC
This window of the Geodermatophilus sp. DSM 44513 genome carries:
- a CDS encoding CDP-alcohol phosphatidyltransferase family protein, which produces MLDPAARALLDAPLARAAALLDRPGITPDRLTGANLVLGLASAGAAAAQLWLPALVLWLACRLADGLDGPLARRRRAAGHPGDAGAGGFFDITADFVVYGAGVVGVAVGATAGHGASWLPFLAVLFAYYVNGAAFLAFSSIAERAGRQLDDGRSLSFLGGLAEGTETVVVHALWLLLPAYAGGTAWVWAALVGVSAAHRVWAGYRALR
- a CDS encoding ABC transporter substrate-binding protein, with product MPTGRRRSIAAGAALLALAGCAAPAAEAPVAADRPWDDVLAEADGQTVDLWMYGGEEAGSAYVDDVLAPAAAELGVTLRRVPVSDTGDALDRVLSERQAGVTDGEVDLVWVNGENYAAGRQAGAWLCDWALDLPNRQYTDPDDPLLSSDFGVPVEGCESPWHKAQFTLVYDSARVPEPPTTMAGVLDWAQANPGRFTYPAPPDFTGSVFVRQVLTSVVGGPGEVPVEFSQEAYDEYAPALFDRLAALRPALWRGGDTYPQSQQELDRLFADGEVDMTMTYGPATLADLVADGTFPETTRVLTLEEGTFGNASFLALPSTSGDSAGAQVVADLALSPEQQAAKADPGTWGQFTVLDLGLLEEADRAAFEALPASPVVPPYEELSENAQPELSADWVSPLDEGWRRSVLAP